The DNA window CTGCAGAACTGAGGTACAATATTCTGCCATCAGATATCTTGTAGAGGATGGTTCGTTATTTTGTGATACTTATGATACCATCCCACGTGTAATAGGCATCTCAAAGGTGAAGAGCTAGTAGGACTGAGCATGGAAGACTTGGTTAAACTCGAAAAATTGGTTGAAGCAGGGTTAAGTCGTATTACCAAAAACAAGGTTCTTGTCATGTTATGTCTTCGTTCAAGGTCTTTCAATTGTTGCATAGTGTTGACGTACTATGTTTTTTGGATTTTAGGGTGACAAATTCATGAAAGAAATTGGTATTCTCAAGAAAAAGGCTAGTGACAAATTACCCTTATCAACTGTTTCTATTTAGTTATCTATCAATCATTTTCTATTATTCTATATTTCATCGCATAACAAAATGGGAAATCTTCAATTTGAGAATctggagataaaaaagtgttattgGGCTTTCATAATATTGAAGATCATTTGTAACCAACAATAATGCTGTAGGAGCAATTTACTTAAAGATTCCAATGGAATGTCATTTGGTTGACTGCATTTAAATGTGTGTTCTTGGTTGCTAACTTATCTTCGCAAAATGAATTGCAGGAAGCATTATTAAAGGAAGAGAATGCGAAGTTGAGATAGAAAGTGCATGACGTGATAgtttcccttttcctttatttctttgtttCGCCCCTCTACATGAGCATGCTGCAATCTTTTGCCTTTCTGACTGATAATTGCACGTAGCAGGCTCATCGGAAGACCAAACACCTCTGCTGGAACAAGGGCTTTCATCTGAGTCAGTCACTTGCTTAAGCGACCAAGCCGGAAGTTGTCCTCAGGACCTCAACAATTCGGACACATTTCTCCAGCTGGGGTATGTTTGTTTTAAGTCAAACATAGATCGGATAATTTGTTACAAGAATAAAATGAATTACATATGTGGAATATATCCAACATTTGGATCTTATATCTGGATGACATGCTGCATATTAGTTGAATGTGTTTGGTTTTGTCACAATAGATAGCTAGTATTTAAGCAAGAAGAACAAAATGAAACTAAAGGAAGATTTCATTTTCAGAATGCATGATACAAGGCCATGTGATCGTCTGGCAATGACTTGAAAAGAAAAGTGAACAGCTAGTAAGCTATCACAAGGCAATCTTTAATGCTCTTGGATTGAAGTCTTTCTTTAGTAGCATGGCAACTGCTAGCTATGTAGAGAGATTAGAGTCAGACAAATTCGAATGCACAAATTATTGTATGTGGAAAAAAGGGGGAGGTTTGGAGAATTGTTGTTTGTTGTGCGTTAATGATACGTTGTATGAATAGGTGTTTGTGGTTGCATAAAACAGAGCTAGCATGCATGTAAGTATCTTGGCAATCATTTGATAGAGAAACCTATTTAACTTGGGGTTGAATTTTTGCAGCTTACCATGTCCCAACTGAATTGTAGGGAGGATGAGATTGCAGTTGCAGAAGATCGAATATATAATTTGAGTATAACTGGAGTTATGATACccagaaattgtggtttatgtTGCATTATTTTTTAGTTTGTGCACAAGAGAATCTTTCAAGTTTGTGCACATGAGAATCTTTTAGTTTGTGCACAAGAGAATCTTTCAAGTTTGTACTTGTTAGGGATTTGCTATGTTAGTACTTGTTATGATTTTTAGTTCAACAAATTATATTTGAGCATTGACTTTTGCTTTTAGATTACTATATGCATTCTattctttgggataattttacaagtctttTGGGTTTCTGATTGACGGAATGTATAGCAGGGAGCACTAACTGTAGGTTGCttctatatcaaaaaaaaaaagaaaaaaaaactcctagcaattaaaagtgtcagcatagctCAGTTAAAAAAACTCCTACTTGTTCCTGACTATAACTATCCTGACACTTTCGATTATTAAGAAAAGGGATTTTTGTTGATAGATGAGATGCTATAACAGCATAGTCTTCctgacacatttgaatgctacgagcctatccccacattggaagggacgaCACTCGTCTGAGGTGTGAGGAAAGGTAAGTGTCAGGTTAGATTATCTATACTAACACTTTCAAATACCGTTAAAgatcatttttgttgtagtgctATGATTTTACGTAAAGCCAAAAATAGACAAAAAGCAACTATAGTCACGGTGATCAGCCTATATGCACACTAGCTAGAAACATGGAATATGTGAAAATATAGAATTGCCATTTATTCCCCTTATGGCTTCGCATTTGGCCACATAATCCCCTATTAATTTTATGTCAAGTGATTAGACACTTGTTGTGCTTAAATATTAACTAATACTTGGAGATACTTTTTTTTAGGGGATCAATTTTTCCACTTTACATGATGCTACCAAAGAGTTAAATGGATATTGTTGAATACAGTGGCAGAACTAAAAACTTTTGTTTAGGGGATGCCAAAAATCCAACATATAGTAATAACACATATTATAGCATATAAAGCATGgtaaatttaaaatgaaaattaaggATTTCAATAATAAAAGACAAAGTATAAACCAAACTACAAAATTTGGATTCCCTACCATTCTATTTCCTAACAATGCGAGAAATAACTACCTAGTAAACTAATAGATCAATAATTCATATTACTggctttgtttatttttttcttatattaatAGAAGCAATAATCATTACGTAGTTCTAAAACAACAaactcaaaataaaaataactatttcaaaatcaataataCAATTTAAAATATAATACAAGAAAGTttgaaggaaataaaaataaaaacttgcCTTGCAAAACTGGAGTTTGAGAACAGTTGATACTTGAAGCATAATAATGGAGCTTAGAAAGAGTCGATCCTTGAGAAGCTAGATAAAAAGATGTGACTTTGTATTTTTTTAACTAATTCTCGTACTTTCTTAATTCAAGTGAATTCTGTTACCTTTTATTTCCTTTATTTACTTTCATGTAGTgtttttttagttgttattttttCGTTGTAAGCTGTGGATAAATTGAGCATTTAACAAATAGTTTGATCTCAACAAATTAAGGGCTCGATTTGAGGGTGGATTTTTGGCAAGTTCGAGtttgagttcgagttcgagttcaaacAATCTAATAAGAGGAGGAAATAATATAATATCGAGTCTGTAACATAACTTGATCTCAAATTTAGAGCTCATATAGGATTCAAGCACTACAGGAAAATAGGCTTTTTGTGACGTTTTCGCTGCGGCACaagaagaaaatgcagcaaataAAGAGCACAATTCAAATTGTGTGGCAAGGTTGATAAGGGGCATAATTTTTGTGGCAAAACGACGTAGTTTTAATAAATCCAGAgtaaagaaaaagggaaaagaaaagggaaaacgcCTTTCACTTCCAATGTCTCCTTCATTCTCCGCTAATTTCAAAACCCCCCACTTCTTTCTTCTAAACTCTAAATTCTGATTCCAAATTCCCAATGAACTTGTCTCGctttctgtctctctctctctcaaatgGTCAAATCTAATTCCACCTCCTCCATTTTCCCCCCAATACGGCCAACGAATATGCGGCAACCACCTTCATCTTTGAGATACAGAGGAAATCTGGAAGAGTAGACAGATTGATTGCTAATTGGTTTTGACGCCTGAAGCTAGGGTTTTAACGCGAGGAAGATGGACCTCCTCCATTTTTATTCTCAGCAGTTGAAGTCGATTCCCAATTGCAGTGTTTCTTCCTTGTTGTTGTATCTCTCTTTGTTGCTCTTCttctttgtctctttccaaTTCTAAAGACTCGATCACATTCTCAAAGGAATATGGTGAGATTTATAGCTAACGATAGTTTTATCTCAATTTTGTGTTTGTTCTTAGGTTTAATGACTTCTGGCATGATTTTGAGAAGTTAAACAGTTTCAGGTCACTTTGCCAAAAGTGAATAAATTGGTTTTCACTGGCTGGATTTGCTTCTCCATGTAATTTTTATCATCGGTGAACTAATTTTAGCTTTGAGAGAACTTACCCAACAATTTTGCTAGCTATTCTGGTTCAAAAGCAAGGTAATTAAGCTCAATTCCTTTGcgattttttttcactttattcatttattttatggTATAATCAAGAGAATTTATTACATGCCCTTAGTGCTCAGGAGTTTATAGACTTTTGTGGttatttttatgtattttttgtaattctttaaaatatttttaatgcGACCTAAGGGGAGATAATAGGAGTTTACTCTCGTTTTAAAGAGTCCAGCCCATATTGCAGATGGACAATGGAATCGCCTGAGAAACTCAATACAGTCGTTGTCTTGAAACAACGAGATAGCAGCCGTTGGCAGAAGGTACATTTGAAGCTTTAGTGCACTCCATCCTCTAGTTTATATATTTGTCCGATTATCATGCTACTGATATTAGGTGTTATTTGTAATTCTGTCATAAATGCCTGTAAACAACTCTCCCTGTTCTTGGAGTCTGGGGACACACAAATAGTTTAGGAGAAATCCCAACTTTGGAGCATAATCATTTCAAGAAAGTGGAAAATGGCAATCAAGTATTGCTGTTTTAGACCAAGTAATTCCTGATTTAATCCTTAAAAATGGTTACAAGGCATACAAACTACTTAAAAATGCACTTGCTTATGGTAGCAAGAATTTTTGCGTCACACTATGATATGGTATGATAATATTGTAACACAAAATTGTTAAGCATGATTGCCTCTACGGGTATAATATTTGGCCCACCTTCTCTCATTATTAACTTGGTGTTACTACTTGTAGCAACTTTGGTTAATTCTTTTACGAGTTCCAGTTTCTTATATGTGTGTGTTATTCTGCCCAGATTAATACATGCAATGGCTTCTAGTTGGCTATATCCCAAATAAGCTTATAAACCCAGGATGCAGACTGAAGACTGGACTGGCTGGTAAATTATTGCTTATTTTTTCATAGATGGtttgacaaaatttttgaagttttataaCAGGAAATTCACTGTCTTATGTCTTCATTTGCATGCTACTTCCCAAATAAGCTTATaaactcaaaatttttgaagtttttatgcAAAATGGTCTGTTTTCTTACGAGAAAGTTTGGGGATCTATTTAGTAGAAGACAAGTGCTAAACTTCTCCTTCAATTATGTCCCTTTAACCCTGTGATCTATAGCAATTCATGCGCTCAATATATCTATAAGGGTACCACTACTAATGGTAGGAAGGTTGTGCTCAATAAGCTTGGGTTGTCCAGATGCAAGGTAATTAAGCTTATATGATCTgcaattcatttttatttatatgCACCTTTTATCATATTTATGGAGAATGATTAAAAGTTGTTCAATGTTGGCAGTTGATAGGTTCTAAATGTGGAATTTTATGGTGTTTTTGCCTTCTGTTGTTTTGGAATTTAAAGTGATTAAGGTGAAATAATGGGGATCTAGCATCAAATTTTGAATAGCATTCAACTTGAATTCCAAAGTTTCTGATTTCGGCTAATTTTCTAATTCCCAGCAATAGTGTACTTCATATCATTAGCTTTTGACGATGCATTTATTATCGCATggattttggcttcattttttttgctatttatactttattttgaatgaaatttttcagaaaaaaagatttttttgatttaaatAATGGCTACTCTGCCATTCATTGTCATAGACCCATTGTCATGCCTACTCTGCCATTCATGGTCACAGAGTTACTTCCCAAAGCAGCTCAAATTCCGTTAGTCCATTGGTCATGCTCCCATATCCTGAACCCCTAATGCCAGTGTGTGTTGGTTACCCCATCTCCAACGATGCAGTTATTACTAGTTAGACCCATATTATTGCTTGTTGATATTAATTTCATGTCATTCGCCATTATTGATGCCCATGATACCACCACCAAGCTGATTTGACATCATCGTTTCATGTATGATTTTTTTAACAGAACTCTGGCCTTCATTTGCATCTGTGTCACTAGAAAGTGCTGGCTGCTGCATTGCAATGTTCGGTGAACTAGCAGAATTCGTGTGCATTCTGGTCGGTAAGCCACCAAGTGAAGTCTGTGGAGGATCGTTAGATGATGATGCCGTTGGAGACTGGAATGGAGAAGGATTGAGTTGCAGTTGTACCAAGGTACTCAAGGAACACTAGGAGATGGCATCTGAACACCATTTCCTCCGTAAGGACCATTTGCGCTACTCTTCGGGTTTTTGCTGTCTCGAGTTCATTGAGTTTTGATGACGCAGCCCAGTTATATATGGCACTAGTAGAGGAAGTTGCAGGAGCCGAATTCAGTGGATTATTTACATTTGCCATGCCATTTCTGGGAGGAAGTTGCAATTATTACGAAAAATGTTTCAATGTGGCCTAACCATATTGAAACGTGATGACTTTTGCAAAATTGGTTGAAATTAGGAACTACTTGTGCCTTTTAGAATTAGGTTATGATGATGAATTTGGAAATTTGCAGTGATTGTTTCCATTTAGATAGTGAATTGAATTACTTACTTGAAAGGGAAATGTACTACAAGCATGAAAAATGATtcataaaatatgcaaaaagTGTAAATCACTGCAGTGCATCTATTTATTGAAGGAGACTATTTAATATTTGGGACGCAATTTTTGTGCCGCGTGATTATTTGCTGCACAATTTTTGTGCCGCTTGCATATTTTGTGGCACTAATATGTGTCACTAATTGAGCCGCAAATGCTTGCGACACATTTAAACGAAGTGTCGTTTTCTTTTGTAACGGCTACTTTTGAGGCACAAAGGACTTGTGCCGCAAAAGCGCCGCAAATACTTTTTTGCGGCGCTTTTTGGGCTTTTTGTGGCACATTCTTGGCGTCGCAACAAGCCATATTTCTTGTAGTGAAGTtcgaatttgaatttatttaatattttgaatCGAGCCCAATAGATCAAAAGTTTGATTCGATTCATTTATAAGCCCATTTGTACTAATGCTACACTAATACGAGAAGGAAATAAGAGTTTGCTTGGTATAAGAGTCTTATAAAAAGAGTAATTAAGGGGGACAAGAAATAGATAAATGTATGAAGAGTAATTAAGAGGAACTAGAAATAGATATGCATGTTGGGAGGGGGGAGTGGGAGGAGATTAATCTATCTTAGATAAAATGTCTTAGTCCCTTTAGGACTATTCTGAAAGTTTTGGGGGTTGTGGGGGGAGCGAAGGGGCTGCACCTCCCCAGCCCCCCTGTTCCATCCTTGGTTGAATAATAAGTGATTTGTGAGGTATTAACAACATACCCATGCAATTGGTATACTTAAACAAAAATATAGATTATCAAAATTGTTGAGGTACATCAATTTGATTTTGACTATTACTTATTGTGATTTTTTGTTAGTTGTCTTAAATTGCGTTGAagacaaattttgttttaattgaaATATTAGATGGACTAAATATTGGGGACCAGAACTGTACTTTTGTTGCACATTAAACTTTTGATTTTGGTGGGTGATAGAGCAATTATTGGGCATATTTTACACTATTATTCtatcctaattttggctactcatGATGCTAAGAATTGAGATTTtgctcatatttgatatttgtgtgaattgtaaGTAGTTGGTGTTAAAAGTAATCTCTTGAGGCAAATTTTCAGAAGACCCTTTATCTCTGGGCGTGCCCACGCGAGAAATTGTAGGAGGTTACCCAAAAGCCGGATCCGGGGGATTAATAGCAGCAGAACCAATCAAGAAATCAGGTCCACGTGAATCGCGAGAGGCATAGGATTAAAACCCCAAAAAGAAAAGCTTTGCTCCTGACCTTTTGTGGATTTCTCCTGGCGGCGCTACAAAAGGGAGAAAAAGCCAGATTTACGTGGGAGGAATCAGATTAGCTTTGAGTGTCTTCCTTTCTTTTGGGACAGACGTTTGCTTTCTTTTGGGCAGCAATTAGAAAGCCAGATTCACGTCTAATTGATACATtagctttagttttcttttcccaGGCGCCAGGcgtccttttctttttgacttttagcTCTAGTTCTGGACAATTGGGAGCAGCTTTCGGTGGCTATCCCTGGAAGACGACTTGAAGTTTTCTGTTTTTGTTCCTTGGGTTTCGTACGCCTTTTGTGAGACCTGGGCTCCAACTTTTTGCTTGGATATAAACACGAAACAAAGTGAAAGGAGACTTTTCTCCTCGGTTCCTTCGCTAATTCATCTTTACTAATCTTTGGCAATTGTGTGGATGGAATCAATCGAACCACGCGAGATTGATATGATGAGGAGTGGCTAGGTTCCTCCTCTACCCAAGGGTTAACGCAAGGGCGCGGTCTATAATATCTGTAAGATCTAATCGAACTTTCGTTGTTTCTTCCAATTCATTACTATTCGTGTGATTTCTGAATTAATTGCTTatggttattttattaattgagtatcaaTGGCCGAGTATTTGATTTAATCTAATAGCCTATTGCCACGTTAATtgaattgaatccgtaattgttcgttcaGTTGACAACTAGTGGcgaccaccataattggctttatgttggggaaacgcaagatctagtttaaataaaccctcttagcatgtttattgattagggttgggttcttctagctttaatgcaactggataattaaattcctacggtcatACCTAGAGTTGTTTTCTGGTTAGGGAAGCactcaacggtcgtaccttgactgtcgaaaaagtaaagaagaactggttgtcagagcttgttgatagctataaccaatctagcagcgaatgaatgaaatatctttgcatcgatgatcatttaattggaccgtgcttgagcagttgatcctttggatagaattttattaattgctatttttagtaaattgtacttGTGGAGCtatcttttgaattttatttattttattttcattttcatcccaTTAATCATCCCCCAATTTTATTCTATTGACTGGGAAAGAAACAACTTCCTACCCGTTCCcagtggaatcgaccctacttgccattgtatgcaaacttaatatttttatagacaattctggtatatcggatcaagcaaactcttcgggaacagggtgaatcaagtaacccattgcacacctagggtccctgctccagtacttggatttgttctataattaattttggtggtaattaggattttttagtaattattattgcactggttcggcacctgtcagtgGGATAATTGATTGAGTTAATTCTCCTTTAGCATTTCTGGTTTAAAATAGTTCTTGTCTTTCTCCTTGGCATTTTCTATATAAACGGTGACTTGAATGGAGCTTGTTACGTGAACATTTGCCCCCCTGGCATCTTTCAATGGAAGTACTCATTCATAGGCGAACAATCTTGGAACAAATTTTGAATCCTTTACGGAAATGGGGAGTCTGAAAGGAAATGCGCATGCTAAACAAATATTGAGATCAAGGCATCTAAGCTGAATTCTGGTCCGGATATAAGCTTTCAAGGAAACTTTCACATTAACCAATGAAATTAAAATTGAGAGTAGGTGCAACGTCTCTTTCAATCAGAATAATTGCTTGACAATAGTCTGATTACAGTAATAAAAAATTTGTTAGGTTGCAAactgataatatatataaaaagcgTTAAATATTGACATATTGTCATTGTTGTAAGGCCACTTTTCTTCTTGGTTTAATTTATCAATGACCTTGTCTGCATAACTTTTGGAAATAATCTAGAATTCTGCTTCAGGCCGGCTGCTGCTGCACTTGCACTTGCGAAGATGTCACAGTCATTAGTTGTCCTGCAAATATAGATGTCACCTAATCATGATGTTAACCAGCTACGTGCACACAACAGGAGTACTATAAAGCGTACGATATAATCTCATACaatgaaatatgcactaacgTGGCAGAAAATACTTTACTTATATCACAGATACaataaatccaaaaaaattacTACATCTAATAGATctagaaaattacaaaaattacaTTGTGAAACTCAACAAATTTGGAATTTAGACAAATCACAAACAACCCAATGAATATCTACATCGGCCAATGCGATCTCATCTACGATCTCATCTACCATCCAACTGGGTCAAACTCAAATTTGATGCTGAGATCTAACGAAATAACTTAAAAAATTCCAATGATCTAGAAATATTCACCCTGAGGTTGATGAAATATATGAAAATGTACAtattaaaacatcaataaaCATATTAACGCGAAATGTTCATTAATTAACTATTCATTAGGGATTAGTACCacctaaattttttttcatatatatgtccaaaaatccaaaaagatTCACCAGATAGCACTCGTCAATGTGTCAAGAATTGGACCAAAAAGAAATACAAGTTTTTATGTAAAATACCAGTATAACCCTAGTTTCCCTCAATAAGAAAAATAGTCCAGTTATAAAGGGGTTTCAGGGTAGGTTTGTACAGGAGATATAACCAAGGGCGTTTGCTTATAATTAACCAAGAATATTGTGTTACATAAGCTGCGGAACAGTAAGGTTTTGTACATAGTCATACCATAAACCAGAAATATTGTTCTGCAATTGTTCCAAAATTTACACAATTTCAGTGTTCATTTGACATGAACTTTAACAAAATgccaagaattggaaaaaattgaaaattttggccatAGGTTACTGAGCTAATTTCTCCTCATGTTGAACTTGAATCTCAAAGTTCTTTCTATGCAAACTGATTTTAAAAAGCTTGAAAATGCTAAGCATGTCATCTCATCAGCCTGGACAACTCAACTAAGATTTTGAATAGATTTAGTTACCAATGGAGCAATTTACCCTAGTTTTAGGTATCAACTTCATGTTTCCACCCCCCAACACAAACAAAAATGTTATGATTAAGTTCTCAAACTACTCGAACAAAGATTAACACAACATGTTAATTAAATTTGCTTATGTGACTTAAAACATCCCAAAAGATTTTGTCTCGTAACATTTAGAATTGTGTCCGTAATAGACCAAAAAGCAATAAAGGCTTTCAGATAAATTATTAGTATAGGCAGTGTTGCCTCGAAAAGAAAAACAGGTAAGAAGTGTGTTGAATGTTGAGATTCTGAAGACAATGTCCAAATGTCCAAATGTCTGAATGATACGTCTAACTAGGCATGGCCACGGTTCCAGAACCGCCGGTTTTGGTTCTTCAAAGAGGTAGAACCAGAACCGCACCATATAAGATGGTTATGGTTCTGGTTCGAGAACCGCCGGTTCTGGTTCATTAAAGAGgtagaaccagaaccgcatagtTCTGATTTTGGTTCCTTatggttctggttctggtttCCAGTTCCGTATGGTTGTatacaattttatttaattccttATCATTACCAATTTTAATACGAAtataacaatatatttaaaatttcaaataaaatgtaaaaaaataaatacaaaataaagatcatattttaattttattattattctacAAAGTAAGAAGTAATAAATagataatataaattttatgaaaagtaCATTAtattgtcaaattaaaaaatatattacacTATCAAATGGTTGTCATGTGTTGACTTTCTTGAGTTGGACAATCATCAATGTTGAAGATTCCATTTGAAGAAATattgcaaaaaatatttttttacttgCTTGATTTTGAAGATGAGCTACTACCATCAAAACTTGTCATTTGATGgcaaataagcaaaaaaaaattgtaagtaATAATTTAATACTTACAAATTATAATGATAGATATTAGATGAatagaaagaattaaataattaataaaatatatagaaaGTCCATAAAATTTAAACTTTCTTAAAACCTATTAAACAcaactaattttttttgaattatctcactacttatattaattatttttaacggTTCTGGTTCTAATTCTATTTTTTAGAGaatgataggttgcaattttatcatttattttattattaatttttcctattacctgacttgatgtgtattaattgttggattctactcacttttagtattttgcatttatttcagggagtagaacgaacatatgataacaagtgccaatttgacagGAAATGAGTCCAAGTCATAAAACTTACCCCAAGGGCATTGTTGGCAACAGAAAAACTTGGGCCCATTTCGGTAATTGCTGAGGAAGAAAGCATGGCCTGGAGAGTCCTCGTTTTTCCACACAGGAGCCGCCGCAAGTAGCATTATTTTTATATAGGAAAATTGTGTAAAAGGAAACGGATAGCTTTAGCTTAGTATGAGATTTTTCCTTTTAGACTTTTGATTAGGACCTCTCCTGCGCATGGTAGGAGCAAAAAGGAATTGTttcctttgacttttctttggCTTCTTAGTAGCTTTGGTCTCCACGCATGTTAGGAGCAAAAATTGGGGGAAacctttgacttttcttcatttCAGCTTTTAGTAGTGTTTTTTTCCTCCTTGGTATGACGGACGAAGGGAGAACAAGAAATCATTTCTTTGTAGGCTTGCTTTTCCTTTCCTGATGAAGCGAATTCCAAACGCAGACAATGGCCGCGActcttatttcaattttttgtgGATTTTGTTCGTCAAATACGAACTAATTTCTGCACTCTAGTCTGGGAACAACGGAGGCTTTGATtcgcctaaaattgtgagatcgatttaattttatcttttcctcttatttattggtattcgcctATCCCTTGATTGCGgtatttatgattatttaattgattgattGTCTTGAATCCggataattaattaatttggtaatctattgtcaatgaGGGCAtttgaatccgtaattatttaattgcctagaaatagtgacaactgacacgattagattcgtgtcagggggatacgcgggctaatctaaaataaccctggtagtgcgttatttggttagaatagtgTTCTTCTAAtatgtaaggcaattggggaattaaattctacgggcgtacctaggattatttctcaattagagcagtgattaacgggcgtaccttaatcaccgacacagtaaggaggggttgactgtcatcgcttgtttggtaattataacctatttattgataaataattggaattgtctttgtttcaatgatcaattaggtgcaccattgctgaagttattccttggttagattcttaattatcactcgtttgattttagtaaattgttatttaatttctagttggctattttacttttattattttacttttagttaaattgcttaaattgtcacccctgaGATAAAAACatcccccttgtcactgtgaatttgaaaagaaacaattactcccaatccctgtggattctaccctactcaccgctatctacagaaattacttttagtttgagcaagttttattattgcacaggcttcgacaacctgtcaatttttggcgccgttgccagggactggcgttattatttatttctttttaaattcattttttatctaACTTTCTGGTGCTTTTCAAGTGTATGCCtcgttcttctcgtacaggtgaattaattttcgaccccgaggtagagaagaccgcgcgtAGGACAAGAAAAGAGACCGGACAGCTCCGAGAGGAGCACTCCAGTGCTACATCTCATAGACCTGAGCCAAAAGTTGAACCAACAGATTCGTTTGGAGACACTTCGAGTGACTCTGACCAGGAGGAAGGAACCATGGCTAATGcacgaac is part of the Coffea eugenioides isolate CCC68of chromosome 6, Ceug_1.0, whole genome shotgun sequence genome and encodes:
- the LOC113774147 gene encoding uncharacterized protein LOC113774147 → MANVNNPLNSAPATSSTSAIYNWAASSKLNELETAKTRRVAQMSPTASSSNDPPQTSLGGLPTRMHTNSASSPNIAMQQPALSSDTDANEGQSSVKKIIHETMMSNQLGGGIMGINNGE